One genomic segment of Pongo pygmaeus isolate AG05252 chromosome 19, NHGRI_mPonPyg2-v2.0_pri, whole genome shotgun sequence includes these proteins:
- the CHD3 gene encoding chromodomain-helicase-DNA-binding protein 3 isoform X13, whose product MASPLRDEEEEEEEMVVSEEEEEEEEEGDEEEEEVEAADEDDEEDDDEGLLGRGPGHDRGRDRHSPPGCHLFPPPPPPPPPPLPPPPPPPPPDKDDIRLLPSALGVKKRKRGPKKQKENKPGKPRKRKKRDSEEEFGSERDEYREKSESGGSEYGTGPGRKRRRKHREKKEKKTKRRKKGEGDGGQKQVEQKSSATLLLTWGLEDVEHVFSEEDYHTLTNYKAFSQFMRPLIAKKNPKIPMSKMMTILGAKWREFSANNPFKGSAAAVAAAAAAAAAAVAEQVSAAVSSATPIAPSGPPALPPPPAADIQPPPIRRAKTKEGKGPGHKRRSKSPRVPDGRKKLRGKKMAPLKIKLGLLGGKRKKGGSYVFQSDEGPEPEAEESDLDSGSVHSASGRPDGPVRTKKLKRGRPGRKKKKVLGCPAVAGEEEVDGYETDHQDYCEVCQQGGEIILCDTCPRAYHLVCLDPELDRAPEGKWSCPHCEKEGVQWEAKEEEEEYEEEGEEEGEKEEEDDHMEYCRVCKDGGELLCCDACISSYHIHCLNPPLPDIPNGEWLCPRCTCPVLKGRVQKILHWRWGEPPVAVPAPQQADGNPDVPPPRPLQGRSEREFFVKWVGLSYWHCSWAKELQLEIFHLVMYRNYQRKNDMDEPPPLDYGSGEDDGKSDKRKVKDPHYAEMEEKYYRFGIKPEWMTVHRIINHSVDKKGNYHYLVKWRDLPYDQSTWEEDEMNIPEYEEHKQSYWRHRELIMGEDPAQPRKYKKKKKELQGDGPPSSPTNDPTVKYETQPRFITATGGTLHMYQLEGLNWLRFSWAQGTDTILADEMGLGKTIQTIVFLYSLYKEGHTKGPFLVSAPLSTIINWEREFQMWAPKFYVVTYTGDKDSRAIIRENEFSFEDNAIKGGKKAFKMKREAQVKFHVLLTSYELITIDQAALGSIRWACLVVDEAHRLKNNQSKFFRVLNGYKIDHKLLLTGTPLQNNLEELFHLLNFLTPERFNNLEGFLEEFADISKEDQIKKLHDLLGPHMLRRLKADVFKNMPAKTELIVRVELSPMQKKYYKYILTRNFEALNSRGGGNQVSLLNIMMDLKKCCNHPYLFPVAAMESPKLPSGAYEGGALIKSSGKLMLLQKMLRKLKEQGHRVLIFSQMTKMLDLLEDFLDYEGYKYERIDGGITGALRQEAIDRFNAPGAQQFCFLLSTRAGGLGINLATADTVIIFDSDWNPHNDIQAFSRAHRIGQANKVMIYRFVTRASVEERITQVAKRKMMLTHLVVRPGLGSKAGSMSKQELDDILKFGTEELFKDENEGENKEEDSSVIHYDNEAIARLLDRNQDATEDTDVQNMNEYLSSFKVAQYVVREEDKIEEIEREIIKQEENVDPDYWEKLLRHHYEQQQEDLARNLGKGKRVRKQVNYNDAAQEDQDNQSEYSVGSEEEDEDFDERPEGRRQSKRQLRNEKDKPLPPLLARVGGNIEVLGFNTRQRKAFLNAVMRWGMPPQDAFTTQWLVRDLRGKTEKEFKAYVSLFMRHLCEPGADGSETFADGVPREGLSRQQVLTRIGVMSLVKKKVQEFEHINGRWSMPELMPDPSADSKRSSRASSPTKTSPTTPEASAANSPCTSKPATPAPSEKGEGIRTPLEKEEAENQEEKPEKNSRIGEKMETEADAPSPAPSLGERLEPRKIPLEDEVPGVPGEMEPEPGYRGDREKSEDAKGDRELRPGPRDEPRSNGRREEKTEKPRFMFNIADGGFTELHTLWQNEERAAISSGKLNEIWHRRHDYWLLAGIVLHGYARWQDIQNDAQFAIINEPFKTEANKGNFLEMKNKFLARRFKLLEQALVIEEQLRRAAYLNLSQEPAHPAMALHARFAEAECLAESHQHLSKESLAGNKPANAVLHKVLNQLEELLSDMKADVTRLPATLSRIPPIAARLQMSERSILSRLASKGTEPHPTPAFPPGPYATPPGYGAAFSAAPVGALAAAGANYSQMPAGSFITAATNGPPVLVKKEKEMVGALVSDGLDRKEPRAGEVICIDD is encoded by the exons ATGGCTTCCCCTCTGagggacgaggaggaggaggaggaggagatggtggtgtcggaggaggaagaagaggaggaagaagagggcgacgaggaggaggaggaggtggaggcggCCGACGAGGACGATGAGGAGGACGACGACGAGGGACTACTCGGGCGCGGGCCGGGCCACGACCGGGGCCGCGACCGCCACAGCCCCCCCGGCTGCCACCTcttcccgccgccgccgccgccgccgccgccaccgctgcccccgccgccgccgcccccgccgccag ATAAGGATGACATTCGGCTGCTGCCTTCAGCATTGGGTGTGAAGAAGAGAAAACGAGGACCCAAGAAGCAGAAGGAGAACAAGCCAGGAAAACCCCGAAAACGCAAGAAGCGT gacAGTGAGGAGGAATTTGGTTCTGAGCGAGATGAGTACCGGGAGAAGTCAGAGAGTGGGGGCAGTGAATATGGAACCGGACCGGGTCGGAAACGAAGAAGGAAGCACcgagaaaaaaaggagaagaagacaAAGCGGCGGAAAAAGGGGGAGGGAGATGGGGGGCAAAAG CAAGTGGAACAGAAGTCATCAGCAACTCTGCTTCTGACCTGGGGCCTGGAGGATGTGGAGCATGTGTTCTCTGAGGAGGATTACCACACACTCACCAACTACAAAGCCTTCAGCCAATTCATGAG GCCCCTAATTGCTAAGAAGAATCCTAAGATCCCAATGTCCAAGATGATGACCATCCTTGGGGCCAAATGGAGAGAGTTCAGCGCCAACAACCCCTTCAAGGGGTCAGCAGCTGCTGtggcggcggcagcggcagcggcagcagcagctGTAGCTGAGCAGGTGTCAGCTGCTGTCTCGTCGGCCACCCCCATAGCACCCTCCGGACCCCCCGCCCTTCCACCACCCCCTGCTGCTGATATCCAGCCCCCACCCATCCGAAGAGCCAAAACCAAAGAGGGCAAAG GTCCAGGCCATAAGAGGCGGAGTAAGAGCCCCCGAGTGCCTGATGGACGCAAGAAGCTTCGGGGAAAGAAAATGGCACCACTCAAAATAAAACTAGGGCTGTTGGGtggcaagaggaagaaaggaggctCG TATGTTTTTCAGAGCGACGAAGGTCCTGAACCAGAGGCTGAAGAATCAGACCTGGACAGTGGCAGTGTCCACAGTGCCTCAGGCCGGCCTGATGGTCCTGTCCGCACCAAGAAACTAAAGAGAGGCCGtccaggaaggaagaagaagaagg TCCTGGGCTGTCCTGCAGTGGCCGGGGAGGAGGAGGTTGATGGCTACGAGACGGATCACCAGGATTACTGTGAGGTGTGCCAGCAGGGTGGGGAAATTATTCTGTGTGACACCTGCCCTCGTGCCTACCACCTCGTCTGCCTTGATCCTGAGCTTGACCGGGCTCCAGAGGGCAAATGGAGCTGCCCTCACTGT GAGAAGGAGGGGGTCcagtgggaggccaaggaggaagaagaagaatacgaagaggagggagaggaagaaggggagaaggaggaggaggatgatcACATGGAGTACTGCCGCGTATGCAAGGACGGCGGGGAGCTCCTGTGCTGTGATGCGTGCATCTCCTCCTACCACATTCATTGTCTAAACCCTCCCCTGCCTGACATTCCCAATGGTGAATGGCTGTGTCCCCGATGCACA tgccccGTGCTGAAGGGTCGAGTGCAGAAGATCCTACATTGGCGGTGGGGGGAGCCACCTGTAGCAGTGCCAGCCCCTCAACAGGCAGATGGAAATCCAGATGTCCCACCCCCCCGTCCTCTTCAAGGCAGATCGGAGCGAGAGTTCTTTGTCAAGTGGGTAGGACTATCCTACTGGCACTGCTCCTGGGCCAAGGAGCTTCAG CTGGAAATCTTCCATTTGGTTATGTATCGAAACTACCAGCGGAAGAATGACATGGATGAGCCCCCACCCCTGGACTATGGCTCCGGCGAGGATGATGGGAAGAGTGACAAGCGTAAAGTGAAAGACCCACACTATGCTGAGATGGAGGAGAAGTACTATCGTTTTGGCATCAAGCCAGAGTGGATGACCGTCCACCGTATCATCAACCACAG TGTGGATAAAAAGGGGAATTACCACTATCTAGTAAAATGGAGGGACTTACCATATGACCAGTCCACGTGggaggaagatgaaatgaatatcCCTGAATATGAAGAACATAAGCAAAGCTACTGGAGACACCG AGAACTAATTATGGGGGAAGACCCTGCCCAGCCCCGCAagtataagaaaaagaagaaggagctACAGGGTGATGGGCCTCCCAGTTCTCCCACTAATGAT CCTACCGTGAAATATGAGACTCAGCCACGGTTTATCACAGCCACTGGAGGCACCCTGCACATGTATCAGCTGGAAGGGCTGAACTGGCTACGCTTCTCCTGGGCCCAGGGCACTGACACCATTCTAGCTGATGAGATGGGGCTGGGCAAAACCATACAAACCATCGTCTTCCTCTACTCACTCTACAAGGAG GGCCACACAAAAGGTCCCTTCCTGGTGAGTGCCCCACTCTCTACCATCATTAACTGGGAGCGGGAGTTCCAGATGTGGGCACCCAAATTCTATGTGGTGACATACACGGGTGACAAAGACAGCCGGGCCATCATTCGTGAGAATGAATTCTCCTTTGAGGACAACGCCATCAAAGGGGGCAAGAAAGCTTTTAAGATGAAG AGGGAGGCACAAGTGAAGTTCCATGTTCTCCTGACATCGTATGAGCTGATCACCATTGATCAGGCAGCACTTGGTTCCATCCGCTGGGCCTGTCTCGTGGTAGATGAGGCCCATCGACTCAAGAACAACCAGTCCAAG TTTTTCAGGGTTCTCAATGGTTACAAGATAGATCATAAGTTGCTGCTGACAGGAACCCCATTGCAGAATAATCTGGAGGAGCTCTTCCATCTCCTGAACTTCCTCACCCCAGAGAGATTTAA CAActtggagggcttcctggaggagtttGCTGACATATCCAAAGAGGACCAGATCAAGAAACTGCATGATTTGCTGGGGCCACACATGCTGCGGAGACTCAAGGCAGATGTCTTTAAGAACATGCCAGCCAAGACAGAGCTCATCGTTCGGGTGGAGCTAAGCCCCATGCAGAA GAAATACTACAAATACATCCTGACTCGAAATTTTGAGGCCTTGAATTCACGAGGTGGTGGGAACCAGGTGTCACTGCTTAATATCATGATGGATCTTAAGAAGTGCTGCAACCATCCATACCTTTTTCCCGTGGCTGCTATG GAGTCCCCCAAACTCCCCAGTGGGGCTTATGAGGGTGGGGCACTTATTAAGTCGTCTGGGAAGCTCATGCTGCTCCAGAAGATGCTGCGAAAGCTGAAGGAGCAAGGACACCGAGTGCTCATCTTCTCGCAG ATGACCAAAATGTTAGACTTGCTTGAGGACTTCTTAGACTATGAAGGCTACAAGTATGAGCGCATCGATGGTGGTATCACGGGTGCCCTGAGGCAGGAGGCCATCGATCGGTTTAATG CTCCTGGGGCCCAACAATTCTGCTTCCTCCTGTCCACCCGAGCTGGGGGCCTGGGCATCAATCTGGCCACTGCTGACACTGTCATCATCTTTGATTCTGACTGGAACCCCCATAATGACATCCAG GCCTTCAGCCGGGCTCATCGGATTGGCCAGGCCAACAAAGTGATGATTTACCGGTTTGTGACTCGTGCGTCAGTGGAAGAGCGAATCACACAAGTGGCCAAGAGAAAGATGATGCTGACACACCTGGTTGTGCGGCCTGGGCTGGGCTCCAAGGCAGGCTCCATGTCCAAGCAGGAGCTTGACGACATTCTCAAATTTGGCACTGAAGAGCTGTTCAAGGATGAAAACGAGG GGGAGAACAAGGAGGAGGACAGCAGTGTGATTCATTATGACAATGAGGCCATCGCTCGGCTGTTGGACCGGAACCAGGATGCAACTGAGGACACTGACGTGCAGAACATGAATGAATATCTCAGCTCCTTCAAGGTGGCACAGTACGTCGTGCGGGAGGAAGACAAG ATTGAGGAAATTGAGCGAGAGATCATCAAGCAGGAGGAGAATGTAGATCCTGACTACTGGGAGAAGCTGCTGAGGCATCACTATGAGCAACAGCAGGAAGACCTAGCCCGGAATCTAGGCAAGGGCAAGCGGGTTCGCAAGCAAGTTAACTACAATGATGCTGCTCAGGAAGACCAAG ACAACCAGTCAGAATACTCGGTGGGTtcagaggaggaggatgaagactTCGATGAACGTCCTGAAG GGCGTAGACAGTCAAAGAGGCAGCTCCGGAATGAGAAAGATAAGCCACTGCCTCCACTGCTGGCCCGAGTCGGGGGCAACATTGAG GTGCTGGGCTTCAACACCCGTCAGCGGAAGGCTTTCCTCAATGCTGTGATGCGCTGGGGGATGCCACCACAGGATGCCTTCACCACGCAGTGGCTGGTGCGGGACCTGAGGGGCAAGACTGAGAAGGAGTTTAA GGCCTATGTGTCTTTGTTCATGCGCCATCTGTGTGAGCCTGGGGCAGACGGCTCTGAAACCTTTGCCGATGGGGTCCCTCGGGAGGGACTGAGTCGCCAGCAGGTGTTGACCCGCATTGGAGTCATGTCTCTCGTCAAAAAGAAG GTGCAGGAGTTTGAGCACATCAATGGGCGTTGGTCAATGCCGGAACTGATGCCTGACCCCAGCGCCGACTCTAAGCGCTCCTCCAGAGCCTCCTCTCCTACCAAAACGTCTCCCACcactcctgaggcttctgctgCCAACAGTCCCTGCACCTCTAAACCTG CTACTCCAGCTCCAAGTGAGAAAGGAGAAGGCATAAGGACACCTCTTGAGAAGGAGGAAGCTGAAAACCAGGAGGAAAAGCCAGAGAAGAACAGCAGAATTGGGGAGAAGATGGAGACAGAG GCTGatgcccccagcccagccccatcaCTCGGGGAGCGGCTGGAGCCAAGGAAGATTCCTCTAGAGGATGAGGTGCCAGGGGTGCCTGGAGAGATGGAGCCTGAACCTGGGTACCGTGGGGACAGAGAGAAGTCAG AAGATGCAAAAGGTGACCGGGAGCTTCGACCAGGGCCTCGAGATGAGCCACGGTCCAATGGGCGACgagaggaaaagacagagaagCCCCGGTTCATGTTCAATATCGCAGATGGTGGCTTCACAG AGCTTCACACACTGTGGCAGAATGAGGAACGGGCAGCTATTTCCTCGGGGAAACTCAATGAGATCTGGCACAGAAGACATGACTATTGGCTTCTGGCTGGGATTGTCCT CCATGGCTATGCACGGTGGCAGGACATCCAGAATGATGCTCAATTTGCCATTATCAACGAGCCATTTAAAACTGAAGCCAATAAGGGGAACTTTCTGGAGATGAAAAATAAGTTCCTGGCCCGGAGGTTCAAG CTCCTGGAGCAGGCGCTGGTGATTGAGGAGCAGCTGCGGCGGGCGGCCTACCTGAACCTGTCGCAGGAGCCGGCGCACCCCGCCATGGCCCTCCACGCCCGCTTCGCCGAGGCCGAGTGCCTGGCCGAGAGCCACCAGCACCTCTCCAAGGAGTCGCTGGCGGGGAACAAGCCGGCCAACGCCGTCCTGCACAAGG TTCTGAACCAGCTGGAGGAGTTGCTGAGCGACATGAAGGCGGACGTGACCCGCCTGCCAGCCACACTGTCCCGAATACCCCCCATCGCAGCCCGCCTTCAGATGTCCGAGCGCAGCATCCTCAGCCGGCTGGCCAGCAAGGGCACGGAGCCTCACCCCACACCG GCCTTCCCCCCGGGTCCTTACGCTACACCTCCGGGGTACGGGGCAGCCTTCAGCGCCGCACCCGTAGGGGCCCTGGCCGCCGCAGGCGCCAATTACAGCCAGATGCCTGCAGGGTCCTTCATCACAG CCGCCACCAACGGCCCTCCAGTGCTggtgaagaaggagaaggaaatggtGGGGGCACTGGTGTCAGACGGGCTGGATCGGAAGGAGCCCCGAGCCGGGGAGGTGATCTGTATAGACGACTGA